TTGAtcaaacttattatatatttttatatatgtattagcTTACCTCACTATATTTCATAAATTGATGACAAAAGAAACAAGTCCTTTGCAAAAAGGTGTAAAGAAGATTAAAGAGCAAAGGGTGGTAAACAGGACAGAGAAGCTCGATATGCCCACAATGTCCTGGGCAAAGAAGAATCATCTGACCACATGTTTTGCAACTGCATTACGAGAGAAACAGCATTAACAGTCAAACAAAGATATAAACATCAAGTCTTTATACAGAATTACGTATAAAAGAAGAATTATTTACGGTGTTCTATCTTCCAACGGACCCATAAGAGGATCATAGAGACCACCAGGGACAGGTCTCTCAAGGTTATCGAGTAAGACGGGCTTTGTAACTTTCAGAACACTATGCTTTCGGACATCTTGTTCTGTCATGAAGCTAAATCGAACGGATTTAACGACTTGGGAAGCTCCCTAAAGAAACGCAAAACCAGGAAAAAGGTTAAAAACATCATCAaagaagaaattaaaaaaaaacagaacttgAACGCCATAAACCGAAAACGTAACAAAACCTCTGTGGTTTGAGTTTGAGCCATTGCTGCTGGGGTCTGCAAGCACGGGTACAATAAGGGTTTCAACAATTATTTGCTTCTAGCCGGAGTTTAATCGGAGTTTGAAAGTGAGAGAGGTGATATAAACCCTGAGAAAGCCGTCGAGGTTTTTTAGGgtagaaaaaaaatacagaacTGTCGGTTTATAATACCTGAAAgtagaattttttaaattttatttttgtttcataaagatagattttctatatttttaaggtactttttgatacttttaagATGCATtaattgaaaacatttaaattgactaaatattattggtttatggttattggaaaatgtataataaatataaataaaaaatcaattgaaaatattgattgttttcttaatatgagCGAATTgtctagaaaatcttatttttaggAACAGAGGGAATATAATAATTGCACCAACTTTAGTAAACCTGAAAAAATCTTTCTAAGTATTAACCTGAAtatatagtttagactttagatCATCAAAAAGGAAATAGAGTAAAAAGGAAAATCTTTAAAAAGGAGAGATAAGGTCTGTAAAACCTTATATAAGGAGGGCTCCTATTTTGTTATATTCACACATTCATCAACGATTTCTGATTCATCGAGTTAAATACTTGTTCCCAAAACTTTCTCTCTTCGATCATACTCGGTAGATAATGGCGACTAGAACAAGCATCTTTAGCTTCTTGTTTGGGATGATGATGAGCTTCACGGTATTCTGCTCGGTGAGGATCTACAAAGTCGGAGATAGGGATGTTAATATGGGTAAACCCAACCCGTTTAGACCCGCCCCATTTAACACCCACCCCATTTAGAACCCATATAAGTTTAGACCCATATAGGTTTAGACCTATTAGGGCTACCCATTTAGAACCCACAAAATTTATATGTACCCATTTAAACTCATTTAGACCCATTTAGATCAGAAATACAAATTGAGTTTTTCTATCAAAAAAcacaaatcgagttttcccgccaaaactgttaaatcgagttttctcgccaaaactacaaaattaagttttcccgtcaaaatcgtaaaatcgagttttcccgccaaaatcgtaaaatcgagttttcccgccaataccacaaatcgagttttcccgccaaaactgttaaatcgagttttctcgccaaaaccacaaaattaagttttcccgtcaaaatcgtaaaatcgagttttcccgccaaaatcgtaaaatcgaattttcccaccaaaaccacaaatcgagtttttccaccaaaaccgtaaaaccGATTTTTCCCGCTAAAAACCGTAAAATggagtttttccgccaaaaacaCAAATCGAGTTTTCGTATCAGAAACACTAACcgaattttcccgccaaaactgtaaaatcgaattttcccgccaaaatcgagttttcccaccaaaaccacaaaaatcgagtttttccgccaaaatcgtaaaatcgagttttcccgccaaaatcgtaaaatcgagttttcccgcaaaaatcacaaatcgagttttctcgccaaaaccacaaaatcgaatttttctgccaaaactgTAGAATCAAAAAATTTCCGtcaaaacatcaaaatcaaaaaatttccGCATAAACCACAAAtctaattttatgttaaattacaaaaaaaaaacataaacggGTTAAATGGGTCTCcatttattttagtgaaaacccatttaataaatgggTCTTAAAAGGGTTACCCATTTGAAACCCGACTAGCTAAATGGGTCTAAATGgacatttattttttctaaaacccATTAAGAACCCGCAGGTTTAAACCCATTTTAACATCCCTAGTCGGAGACTACGAGGAATGGACTGCCAAGGACGACATCTACTACGCTTGGGCCAAAGCCGATTATAAGGAGTCCACGTAGGAGATTCTCTCATCTTCGAATATGATCCCAACATTAATTTTGGTATCATATAAACGTTTATGGGAGCAGACAATGAGAAAGAACAATCTACCAAAGTTCTAATGGACGTTGATAAAAGCAATCTAGTGAAGTGAACAACCAAAAAAACACCTCAAGTAACTACTACAATACTACAATTTCTTAGCTTAACAATTTGCCTTTACCAAGAAAGAAAGAGTTAAAATTTGCCAAATCCAAGATATAGGAAGGATGATCGCACCAGCTAGTTAAGCTTATATTGCTTTCTAGATTTTTCATAGTTTGTTTCTAATTTTCAGAGCTAGTCAATTGAAATGAAGCtagttcttatatatataaaattatataaaattatataaaataacataatattttaattatataaaatataaaattatataaaattaagaattttaattgaagaatatttaattatgtgcttctgtttcttaatttttaactttttgttaaagtatttttttaagataacaacacaatatatatataggaattatctttttattgtaaaacataattttcagattttggataattcttataactattaattttaatcaattgtctaatcaagaaaataaaatccaTTTCATATGGTggttaatttgaatattttatttattaaggatatcaattttatatattttacgtTCTAGGTGTTATACTCCCATATtcgaaaatagttttttttgcgaatatttattagtttgtatattttttaatttaaaaatcaacatagtaaattattttatttatatatgacaaatgttttcattaaatatatatttttattattgtgtCTTAATTTTAAACACACTtacatattagaaatattttttaaaatatttataaattttttttgctagattaatatttaattataaattattttctattttatagtataaaatattatttgaagataacaacacaagatataataatattattttattatttttatttttttcagtttagaaaaaagaaaaaaaaataaagcggGCCAATCGTGGGTCTCCACGCGGCGATGGGATCCGCGCACAGTGACAAACTTGGCAAAAGATTGATCCTTATTTACGGTTTGAAGACACATTTGTGGCACAGAATCCTAAAGTTTTTGATCCccacatattataaaattatttttttgttaaggattttatgGTAAAGACTACCATTGTTTCTGCTCTTAGGTAACAGGAAGCATTCCTTTGTGTCTTTCAGCTGAAACTATATTTGTTAGATGTTGCAATGCCCTTGATTGAAGTAAAGAACGGTTTCAGTTATGTATGCTTTTGACTAGACTATTGCAGCTTGCTTCAGCTCTGGGCTCATTGTCCTCAATTGCAATGGATAAAGTGACAGCAGCATTTGAACGAGCGCTCTAGCAGCAAGCAGCCAACATTATAACTTCTCGTTGATTTGTGCTATTAGTTATGATAAATCTAATGTCTATCGTCTATGTACAAAAACGAGATGTGAAACTGAAAATCTATATCTCTGGAACCgactgaatttttaaaattttgccGGTCAGTTCTTAGTTAAACGAGATGtgaaactgaaaaccaaaatttatcATTTCGGTCAGTTCGAGTTACTTGGGTCTGGACCAAATGCAAACTCATCCCAAATTACAATCTAATAATAGAAAGTTATACAAGTCCTATGCACttgataaggaaaaaaaaaatcacaaggTCTATagggatcatgaccctttacaTCAATCGACTAAGAGACATAGGCAGAGTAATAATAGTAGTTGAAGTAGCTGAACAAAACGGAAGTGATGATATCAAGGAGGGATTCACTTGGGCTTCCTTTCTTATAACAAAACTGACAAGCTTCTTGTTGTGGTGTTTGGTCTGTTAGATTGGATCTTTTACTTCTGCTTCTCCTCCACTTCTGTTTGGGAGGATGATCCTGACTGGTGATTGTCGTCCTTTGGCTTGGCTGGAGAGACTTTGGCAGGTGTTGAACGCTCAGACTGAGAAGAGCGGATCAGGATCTGCATACAGAGAGTGATGATACCTAGACCAAGCGCCGACAAAGCAATGCCTTTCCATGAGGAAAAGAGATTTGACCAGTGTAAGAACTTCATTGCTCCAAGAGTTAGTAGGCATGCCCATGATACAACCACCTGggaaaggaagaagagattttGTGAGCTTTATGAGTATTTATGGATAGATAGTCAAGGACATGTTTTGATGAGACTCACAGCAAGAGACTTTATGGGACGGCCAATGTTCTGTTCTTTCTGGCCAGGGAAAGTGTCAGCAGCTATGTGTTTGTCTAACAGTGCATCCTGTACCACAGAGCCGAGATCAGAGTGTGTCAGAATAAACTTTTATCTCTTAGCTTCTTCTCTCTATTTAATCTTAACAAAGTAgaaaaaatcagtaaaaaaaataataagtaccTTAGCCACAAACTGATCTCTGCACCACTGCGCAATTTCGTCTTCTGATTCAGGCAAGTCTTTCATCGAGTGACACTTGATGTGAACATGCACCTGAAACCAGCAGCAATGGTTTGGGGAATGCAGAGATGTAACAACTATATGTTACTTAGCGAAGAcctctttatatattttacttgctTACCACAGAAGGTTGTCCTTTGAATAGTCTTAGCATCGTTGGGGGTGGAGAAGTTTTTGGAATAGCCACGGTCATATCATATATGGCTGGCACAAATGAACGCATGTTACTAACTGCTGACACAAAACCCTGAAACAGAAATACAACAAAGTCTAATAATTAGTACAGAAAACACAATATCCAGACTCATTTTGTTCGTTAAAGGTGACAGTGAAGAGATCAAGTTGCCCACCAAAGGAatggagaaaaagaaaagacaataAAACATACTTTGGTGCGAGGAATCAACACATTTCGAGGGATAGGCAACTCAGAGGAGGCTGCGAACTCTTGTGCTGCTTTAAGTTTTGCCTCTGTGAAACGGGTTCCCTCCACAAAAAGGGCTAACCAGAAAGGCCGTGGGAAGTCGTTCAAGCGTTGAAGACCTGACTGTAAATTTAGATAAACACACATAACTCATTTTCAGGCTAATTAATGAGGTATAACGTCCTAATAGGCGTTTTACATATGAGCAAAACCAGATAAGTTAGCACAAGAAGAATATAAACCCATACCTTTAAAGTGCTTTCATCCTTTGCCCAATTTCGTTCCAGAAACAGATACTCAGAGAACCACATTGACCAGCCTATGACCTGTATGTGTCCGACATTTCTATGTTTATGAATACTTTAGTGTATGTAACGGAGTAAAAAGGAGAAGACGTGTATGAACATAAAATCAAGGCATATATCTCAACCCAAAGCAAGTTATCAAGTTTCTAACTTATAGCAGGTATTCAGAAATACAATTCAAGATTACTACGTTCTATAAAATCTAGCAAAACTTAATAGATTCACATACTGGAAGAAATTTGGAAGACTTCTTCATTACAGCTAGTGCGCTTCCAAGGCAACCTGACCTCTGCAAGGAAAGAAAATATGAGACAATAAAATTAATAGATGCAAGTGGCAAAACATTGAGCCTGTTAGTGAAAATGTTATGATGCTATATTCTTTCTTATCTCATCAGTGGTGGTATAACCTTCAACCTAACAGAATCTATATTGACTAGAATCTATAAATGGTCCCACTGCACATATACAAGCTAAGTCACCAAGAGGTCCCCATTTATGCATTAAAGTAAAAACGATCGTTCAGAAACAAAATGCATGAAACTGTGAGACTAAATCATAGTACCTGAGCCAGAATCCATCCCACTAGCCAATCAATATCACTTCGGTGATTACAGACGACAAGAGCATGTTCTTTTCCTGGAAGAAAAGTACTGAAGTTACAGATTCGTACATATATATAGAACGAGTATAGTTCGAGTCCCAATAAGCAGGAACTTACCCATTCGGTTGAAGGTCTCATcatcagcaaacacttggatCTACAGCAAAAGAGAATAAGGAAGTCAATTAACTTAAAAGTgagataaaacaaaaattcacaTATGTACactaataaaatgaaaaagaatggTCCTAACTCCATATCTGTTCGTTGACTTATATAAACGATCCCTAACAATTACATACGGCGCAGGGATAGGTATGATTCTTAATCAATCTACTAAATAGAGGTAAAGAGAATACACCTTGACACCAGCCCACCAGTCAACGATCCAGACAAGCTCAAGCCACAAGGTTTCTGCAACCACCCGGTTGATTTTTCTGTATGTGTTCTTAGACAGAGGTCGAATGATGACATAGCAAACCGCctgaaatataaaagaaaaaagttgtaaaacatcaaaaactgaAGCAAACAAAGTCCAGAGACAAGGCTCTGGAGGCCAGAACCTACTAGAAACTATTGGCGTAGTAGGACGGAGACAAACATTCTCATTCTAAAGGAGGTTGGCCCTTAAAATGCTAAGTGAAAATGAAGCTAAACTTAGACTCATCACAGCACATACGgaaaaataagaagaataaTCAAGAAAccctaaaaagaaaagaaaaaaaaaggtgagGATCTATACAAATGCAGCAGAAACAATGGAAAGGTTTGGAATTTTTAGGAAAGCGACCTGGAGGAGATTGACAACGAGGCCGGAAATGAAGAAGAGAATCCCCAAAGGCACAATCACAGCTGCTGCCATCGCCATGGAACCGAACCCAAGGAATCAAAACAACACTGTCGTTTCACATTAACCAAAGATGGCGAATTTTAACTCCCCCCACCCGTGATTCCAAAGACAACTTGCTGATTAATTTATAAGGGGGAAAAATAAATATGccaaccaaaaaacaaaaaaaaataatcgcGAAATTAACTTTACagataaaggaaaaaaaactggGAGCTATTGGAAATTTTCAGGATTTATTGATTGGATTGTATTGGATTTATATATACGGAGATGATCACGAGGATACTCGAGAACACGGAATGGGCGTTTCTCTCTTTTATTTCAATCTACCccctctttttctcttctttcttcaaaACTTCCCCTTATCTCTTCTAATTGTTCAGATCGAGCCACTTGATTTCAATCAAATACTATATTAGAGCATTTGATTCCTAAAAGTGGCCAGCAACAGGATGCATGTTAGCTAGAATTGATCTCTACTCACTCTGCATTATGCAGAGCATTTCTCTACTACTACCGTTACTTGATTTTATCAAACTTCACTTTTAACCTTGGTTTCTAATATTTTCTTACAGTCCGTTTTGTCTCCATTTGTGTTAATTTGTTTTCCTTTTGCATGTGGTAACaatgtttatttctttttcttatatgaAATGTTGTAATTTATTTGGCAAACGAGAAACGTACAATTATATTAAGATATCAATTATCTAGCTCCCTTTGTTATTGatttcatttattaattttgttgttgttcaaATTGTCAAGTGCGGTGTAAAGTGTGAGAATATCTTTGTTGGTTTGTTTGTATAACTATTTGAACACGTTTGATTCTTTTTAACATCGATAGttcttttaattaaaagttCAAACGTTCTtcagatcaaaaaaaaaatgttcaaacattctttcaaataataaaaagtttgaaGGGGCAAAAGAAGAATGTTGAAGTGGTTGATCTATTtaaccaaattttatttttctatataaacaaatgaatatcaaaagaaaagtaaagaaaaaaaacttgatcGTCGTGTTATTTAATTCTCGACGCATTTCGTTCACCACTTTATTAATACTCTCCAATATGTTTTGCGAGAAAGGGAAAAGATCACAAAAGATcacaaaagaacaaaagaagggttgttgagcttagcttcaacttttttttttttttttgagcaacactTAGCTTCAACTTTCTTATGTAAGATCATTTGTCTTGATTCATGTAGCAGAGTCACATGCTGGTTCTCTATATGTGACTCTACATATTCACACCAAATAGGCGACTGCCATATTAGAGACGTGTATACTTAACTTGACGCATGTACTGCCATACtggtatatatacatattatgaGTCTTGTTTGTTTGCCAATGTGGAATATATATAGTCCAATTAACAGCCCTTAGCAAAGGAAAATCGGAACTGAACCTGAAATGTGAAATAGACAAGGTTGTTACTTCTTGTCATGTATATAAAcccacatttttaaaaatttcaacaGTCGTTCTGATGGTTTGATATATCACATGCTCATTACTTGTGAATTCAGAATATTCTAATTAAGAATTCTTTTAATGctgattaattattgtattataacaatgaaaaaatattatgtagATGATTTTATAACCGACAATTTTATTCTTATGATAATACACGTTTGACAGGGTCATTCCGAACCGTcctataaaatatatgtttgatgGTGCACCCTATTGAAAAATTTTGTATAagtattttctttataatctacacaatttatatttttgattttgaatttcaaacttttcaatgtaaaagtattaaCAAATACTTAGTCAAACCAATAGATTAAGTGGGTTTCCATCAAAGATGAGGGTTCAGATTTATTTTTCCATTTATTAGGAAAGatattagtaatatatattacTTTCGGGAAAATCGCATTTTAAACCTTTAGAGTATCACATTCTAGCACTTTAAACACTGAAGTTTTTTTAGTAGCATTTTAAACTTTGAAATTGTCACCTTTAACATAACAAACCTCCAACGAAGTTACTTGTTCTTCAAGATAATTAGGTGACCGGTACTGTTCATTTGAGGGTGATGAGGTgtcagtttttttaattaataataatgaattaaataaaaaaattcgaaaaaatcgaaaaaatagaaaaaaatcacaaaaagtttgaagattaaaaaaaatccaaaatttcataaaatcgaaaaattaaatttcaaaattaaaaattaaaaattaaaaataaaacaaattttttgaaaaatatgttaattttacataaaatatattttttctatatattaggTTTTGGTATGAGTGGAGCTTCTTAGATAAAAGacatacattttataaatatataaaagaaaaacaataattattattttatgtaaattttacaAAGTTGTTAAGATATCtattagtattatttataaaaaatagcaaatttaagtttgttttgaaagaaattaatttattagtaaAGTTCTTAAAAACagtaaataactttaaaattaaataaattactgTCAAACTTTAGAGAAACTAAAATGAATGTCACTTATCTAAAAAGCTTCACTCACACCAAAACCTAacatatagaaaattaaaaaatatatattttatgtaaaattaacatatttaaaagaaattattttatatatatttttaatatgaaattttaattttatatttttgaaattttagatttttttttgaacttcctactatttgaattttttccaattttcatgtattttattattttttattattaaaaaacaaaaaaactgacACCTCATCACAAAATGAACAGTACCGGTCACTTATTTTGTTTGGAGGTttgttatgttaaaaatatcactttcaaggtttaaagtgctactGAAAAACTTCAGTGTTTAAAGTGCTATAAAGTGACACTTGCGATTTTCTCTATTACTTTCTGTTATACATATATTTGGTGACAACGGCGCTCAATGACCACCAAAAACTCATCCCAATTTGGTTTTATATGGAGAATTTTGAAGTCACGCAATATCGTTATCTTCAAACGTCAAGTTGTCAACCCTCATCATGATGTAGCAAATGTGTATGCGAACGTCTCTGAATGGCTTCAGGCTCTTTTCAAGGAACCTTAAATAATATTCTTTGCCTACGCGTTCAACCGATTCAAAAGGAGGCCACCAAAGTGATTTTTTGGACgcaactttctttttttttgaaagaatttcaaatttaataatatcaaaaactCTTTTGTACAATGGATGTAAACATTTATTTAGGTAGAAATAGCCTTCCCCTGAATAAGAAAAGAGTTGGTTATACTTTCTACTTGCAAGACACTTTCTTGTGGGATCTATGAAGTAAATAGACAGATCTGTCCTTAAATAAGATGAAATAGAGATATTGGATcgtgagaaagagagagttgaaggtgtatgggaagacgatgctgtagcagagctgaagtagttcatgaagtgtgacatgaactactacatcagagaggcggttcgtgagaagcacgtatcaagaccgatgcattaaaagaagatttaatgaagaaggacattaaaggaagacttgaagaagaagcaatcgatctaaagagaaaaggaagattggcttattcgctgaagtagaagaaatggaaagtttccattgggtagatagattagatctagggcttcctcaaagatatataaaaggAAGCGTTGGCACTGTGTTGCCGgttaacacacagggagagcttttagcaatagagagttttgtacgtcctaaaaaggagaagcaaagcatctaggggttaagggcttaggtggttcagagtctgtcttagatctctgaacgagttgactagcaaacaagtcgaggtttgtcttgagcttgtttgatttattgcttttaagaagaacTTGTAAGagtttttgaaagaataaatatagtcgtatttcttggaattgaataaccctgtactactgtgtgttctaTATAGCGTAGCTTgcttatcttacattaacaattggtatcagagcaggtatctgtgctttgtttatttaaacaggTAGATCCTGCGGAGTAAGATGGATAGCTATTGCGAGTTGGTGATAAATTCCAAGGTGATTCTTGAAGTAGGAAACTATGGATTCTGGAAGGCGCGCATGAAGGCTACAATCAAGGGTATTGACCCACTGGCGTGGAAGGCTGTGGAATCTGGTTGGAAATCACCTGTTGCAAGAGCCGAGGATGGGACAGATGTTCCAAAACTGGAGGAGCTCTGGACTGATGATGAGAACAAGATGGCTAAGTTCAATGCTCGTGCACTAACTGTCATACATTGCAGTGTAGCAAGGAAGCAGTTTGAACTAATTCAAGGATGCGAGGCAGCAAAGGATGCATGGGATATTCTGCAGAAGCATTTTTAATGAACCTCAAAGGTTCAGAGTTCTAGAAAGGATATGCTTGCAACAAGGTTTGAAGAGCTAAAGATGGAAGAGAATGAATCTGTTGGAGATTTCAGCTCAAAGATTAGCTCACAGGCACAAGAAGCACTTACACTTGGgaagaaatacaaagaaaagaaacttgTGAAGAAGTTCCTGAGGTGCTTGCCGTCTAAGTTCATGGCATACAAAGCAGCTATGACTGTCTCCTGTAACACTGACGAGATGACATTTGATGAAGTGGTTGGAATGTTACAAGCTCATGAGATGGAAGTGGCTGGTGTGTCTGGTGGAATGAAGCAAAAAAGGAATTGCGCTTGCATCAGTTGAAAAGGAGCATATGGATGATAACGATCCTgtgagtcttctggtcagaaGGTTTGATAGAGCTCTACGAAAAGTGGAGAATGGGCAAAAGAAGTTTGGCCAAAGTAGGAAGACGTCTGAGCCAGAGAGGAACTACATGAAGAATGATGCTAAGTGCTATGAATGCAAGGGGTATGGTCACTTTCGAACTGAGTGTCCCACAgtaaaaagaagagagattcagTGCCATAACTGCAAGGGATATGGACACACTCAAGCTGAGTGCGAGTCGGATGGTAGGAGAAAGCCGGAAAAGTCCATGATAGGAATCAATGACAGCGAGTCTGACAGCGAAAGTGAAGAGGAAGTGAACAATTTTGTGGCGTTTCTAGGAATCGTGGAATGTGATTCAGGATCTGAGAGTGATGCTGAGCAAGAAAATGATTTAGATGAAAGCTACAAGGAAGTTCGAGAGACGCTAGTGAAGCTGGGAACGGAGAATTTGACATTGGCTAAAGAGAAGGCAAGACTGGAAGTTGAAGTACAAGTGTTGAAGGATGACCTCAACAGGGAAGCTGAGTTGGCCAAGGAAAGTGTGAATCTGATCAAAGAAAAATTGGTACTGTCTAAGCAAGCGGACGAGCTCAGAGAAGAGCTACTGactgaaagaaagaaagcagcTGATCTTCAAGCTGAATTGGATCAGTAATATCGGAAGATTAAGATGCTCACGGGAACCAAGCAACTTGACAAGATTCTGAGCAGTGGAAGAACTGAAAACTCATTGATGGGACTTGGTTACACTGGAAGACA
The sequence above is drawn from the Raphanus sativus cultivar WK10039 chromosome 7, ASM80110v3, whole genome shotgun sequence genome and encodes:
- the LOC108818201 gene encoding 1-acyl-sn-glycerol-3-phosphate acyltransferase 2; this encodes MAMAAAVIVPLGILFFISGLVVNLLQAVCYVIIRPLSKNTYRKINRVVAETLWLELVWIVDWWAGVKIQVFADDETFNRMGKEHALVVCNHRSDIDWLVGWILAQRSGCLGSALAVMKKSSKFLPVIGWSMWFSEYLFLERNWAKDESTLKSGLQRLNDFPRPFWLALFVEGTRFTEAKLKAAQEFAASSELPIPRNVLIPRTKGFVSAVSNMRSFVPAIYDMTVAIPKTSPPPTMLRLFKGQPSVVHVHIKCHSMKDLPESEDEIAQWCRDQFVAKDALLDKHIAADTFPGQKEQNIGRPIKSLAVVVSWACLLTLGAMKFLHWSNLFSSWKGIALSALGLGIITLCMQILIRSSQSERSTPAKVSPAKPKDDNHQSGSSSQTEVEEKQK